A section of the Bradyrhizobium oligotrophicum S58 genome encodes:
- a CDS encoding MBL fold metallo-hydrolase, which translates to MALEIKILDYGDIELESSFLVLGRDCGRTRRVLTLGFLILGGPYPVVVDTGYRSNQIMETLGMRGLQYHENMIENQLARHGVRMGDVRYVCHTHLHIDHAGKDDLFPMNTTVVLNRRELEYSVSGLMHPQYPAPDIKHLIDRLHTKSALRFLDLELTGPVELMPGVYCDAANAHTEGSMNIHVHTADGIATICGDVIYDFNDQIVTPFNEIQDAEPRTTGNHGTSKRAEKAAIKKLLSSSRYLLPVHDRPAKIEGGVVTGRLHDQVPGPVVQSLPQRHWFPA; encoded by the coding sequence ATGGCGCTGGAAATCAAGATTCTCGACTATGGTGATATCGAATTGGAGTCGAGCTTCCTGGTGCTCGGCCGCGATTGCGGCCGCACCCGCCGGGTCCTGACGCTCGGCTTTCTCATTCTCGGCGGTCCTTATCCGGTCGTGGTCGATACCGGCTACCGCTCCAACCAGATCATGGAGACGCTGGGCATGCGAGGGCTGCAATACCACGAGAACATGATCGAGAACCAGCTGGCGCGGCACGGCGTGCGCATGGGCGACGTCCGCTACGTCTGCCACACCCATCTGCACATCGATCACGCCGGGAAAGACGATCTGTTCCCGATGAACACGACCGTCGTGCTGAACCGGCGTGAGCTGGAATATTCGGTGTCGGGACTGATGCACCCGCAATATCCGGCACCCGACATCAAGCATCTGATCGACCGGCTGCACACCAAGAGCGCGTTGCGCTTCCTCGACCTGGAACTGACTGGACCGGTGGAGCTGATGCCTGGCGTGTATTGCGACGCTGCCAACGCGCACACCGAAGGCTCGATGAACATCCACGTCCACACCGCCGACGGCATCGCCACCATCTGCGGCGACGTGATCTATGACTTCAACGACCAGATCGTGACGCCGTTCAACGAGATCCAGGATGCCGAGCCACGCACGACCGGCAATCACGGCACGTCGAAGCGCGCGGAGAAGGCGGCGATCAAGAAACTGTTGTCGAGCTCGCGTTATCTGCTCCCCGTCCATGATCGCCCCGCCAAGATTGAGGGCGGCGTGGTGACGGGACGGTTGCACGACCAGGTGCCGGGCCCGGTCGTGCAGTCGCTGCCGCAGCGACATTGGTTTCCGGCTTGA
- a CDS encoding amidohydrolase family protein, protein MSGYVDAHHHIWRQADLPWLVGPMQPRIFGPYEPIRRDYTIQEYLGDIAGSGVTQSVYVQTNWAKDGFEDEAAWVQRTADQHGFPHAIVAYADLSVDDARPQFDRLARYPLLRGVRMQLHWHDNPLYRFAASPDLCSDPDIQANIARLADYGWSFDLQVFAGQMEGAAELAERCPSVTFILQHAGMLEDLSPAGRDEWRSGMQRLAACSNVVSKLSGLGTFFRRNDPAHVASIVRETIVMFGAERCLFGSNFPIEKLWTDYRALVEAYEAAIKDLDAHARTQVMGETARRVYRLR, encoded by the coding sequence ATGAGCGGCTACGTCGATGCGCATCATCACATCTGGCGCCAGGCCGATCTGCCCTGGCTGGTCGGCCCGATGCAGCCGCGGATCTTCGGGCCCTACGAGCCGATCCGGCGCGACTACACGATCCAGGAATATCTTGGTGACATCGCAGGCAGCGGCGTCACGCAGTCCGTCTACGTCCAGACCAACTGGGCCAAGGACGGCTTCGAGGACGAGGCTGCCTGGGTGCAGCGAACCGCCGACCAGCACGGCTTTCCTCATGCCATCGTCGCCTACGCCGATCTCTCCGTTGACGACGCGCGACCGCAGTTCGACCGGCTCGCGCGCTATCCGCTGCTGCGCGGCGTCCGGATGCAGCTGCATTGGCACGACAACCCGCTCTATCGCTTCGCTGCGTCTCCGGACCTTTGCAGTGATCCTGATATTCAGGCCAACATCGCGCGGCTCGCCGACTACGGCTGGTCGTTCGACCTGCAGGTGTTCGCCGGCCAGATGGAGGGTGCCGCAGAGCTCGCGGAGCGCTGTCCATCCGTCACCTTCATTCTCCAGCATGCCGGCATGCTGGAAGATCTCTCGCCGGCCGGACGCGATGAATGGCGCAGCGGCATGCAGCGGCTCGCGGCCTGCAGCAACGTCGTCAGCAAGCTCTCGGGTCTCGGCACCTTCTTCCGCCGCAACGATCCCGCTCATGTCGCAAGCATCGTCCGCGAGACCATCGTCATGTTCGGCGCCGAACGCTGCCTGTTTGGTTCGAACTTCCCGATCGAAAAACTCTGGACGGATTATCGCGCGCTCGTTGAAGCCTACGAGGCTGCTATCAAGGATCTCGACGCGCACGCGCGTACGCAGGTGATGGGAGAGACCGCGCGGCGCGTCTATCGGCTCAGATGA
- a CDS encoding FMN-dependent NADH-azoreductase yields MPKLFHLVASPRPDSESGAGARAFLDRFRQARPDWEIDELNLWREHLPEFDGEILQAKYARMGGRAFTDGQRAAFAVAERMAVRLDLAERVVISTPMWNFGIPYKLKHWLDIINQPGLTFRFDPNRGYLPLLKDRPTLVILASGGDFTTGMSRGRTDLVTPYLREALRFIGLRDVTFIAIGPTSGPAEHTAAAQERAHRILVEMAARF; encoded by the coding sequence ATGCCCAAGCTGTTTCACCTCGTCGCCTCGCCACGACCGGACTCCGAATCCGGCGCCGGCGCGCGCGCTTTCCTGGATCGCTTCCGGCAGGCGCGGCCAGACTGGGAGATCGACGAGCTGAATCTGTGGCGCGAGCATCTGCCGGAGTTCGACGGCGAGATCCTGCAGGCCAAATATGCCCGCATGGGCGGACGTGCCTTCACGGACGGCCAACGCGCGGCTTTCGCTGTGGCCGAGCGCATGGCGGTGCGGCTCGATCTGGCCGAGCGCGTCGTGATCTCGACGCCGATGTGGAATTTCGGCATCCCCTACAAGCTCAAGCATTGGCTCGATATCATCAACCAGCCCGGGCTCACCTTCCGCTTCGATCCCAACAGGGGCTATCTGCCGCTGCTAAAGGATCGTCCGACGCTGGTGATCCTCGCGAGCGGCGGCGACTTCACGACCGGCATGAGCCGCGGCCGGACCGATCTCGTAACGCCTTATCTGCGTGAGGCGCTTCGTTTCATCGGGCTTCGCGACGTCACGTTCATCGCGATCGGCCCGACCAGCGGACCTGCGGAACATACCGCGGCGGCGCAGGAGCGGGCGCACCGGATACTCGTGGAGATGGCCGCGCGATTTTGA
- a CDS encoding DEAD/DEAH box helicase encodes MALHLLRARQRPTSQGLVFIADNEARAERLAAVLHAMDPDCDVLVLPRFDTLPFDDAEPSPEVAGRRAHVLRRLAERVSAPLLISTVEAMLPRVPPPQCWTDACLHVAVAQSIDVNDFRSCLAAAGYDPEEPPDFPGGALFHGQTTELFPAGALGPVRIHHPDGIISAIHFFDPVRQDEIAAVDALVIDRMSEREISDETALVDIFTYLGNVEIIVDAEVPERADVRHAALDESAVDAGHRERAFIGRAAWQRALRAAEVLPKTADFEPIPPFAQQRSARTALRRFIASCSQRGVRIMFAAGTERDLQRMERLAGLKTERRANWSAAARMPRGATTSLLVDLERGFATGTTRPLMVISAAEVLGSRARHLQPMARQQATAAGLDTRPVPGSAVIHLQRGLALLQGLELVSAPDVSTREMIRLVFADSEAILVPIGDLALIWPYARDPSGVRLDDADGRSWAARCLQAEGEIDQTAETLSELIRARRRTEAPRIAAPAIAYERFVARFPYLVTPDQAAAIEDLLRDLGAGHPMDRIVCGDVGFGKTEVALRAAAATVFAGRQVVLIVPTTVLAAQHVQTFEKRFAPFDIRVGQLSRLSSAAEARRTKRQLEDGSLELVIGTTALAADDLVFADLCLVIIDEEQHFGAADKARLSALRAGVHTLTMSATPIPRTMAAALAGLRDLSVIATAPVQRRPVVTKVASSLDSTLAMALRREHRRRGQSFVICPRIKDLAPMQERLRHAVPELSVAVIHGRMPGRDIDAQMMRFVAGEADVLLATNIVENGLDIPRANTILISGAEHFGLSQLHQLRGRVGRGGIRAFAYLLTDEPGENAEKRLTALQELSWTGAGFQISARDLDLRGAGDLLSEQQAGHVQIFGPALYHDLLSRALSGRPHRAADMWLPELHIDRPAFLPTDYVQDQTTRLDVYARLAHAETAAEIDDIEDDMQLRFGPPPPEASGLIDTARIGLDCRALGIARLDVGTDGIAARLQPSASAKPGAQRTDSARSRLVYKHKIDRNRMLQAAMRFLAALKRNDVPDRKGASRARDRVAVRQECHDDDCVS; translated from the coding sequence TTGGCGCTCCATCTGTTGCGCGCGCGGCAACGACCGACATCGCAGGGGCTGGTGTTCATCGCCGACAACGAGGCACGCGCCGAACGCCTTGCGGCCGTGCTCCATGCCATGGATCCCGATTGCGACGTCCTCGTGCTGCCGCGTTTCGATACGTTGCCGTTCGATGATGCCGAGCCGTCGCCCGAGGTGGCCGGGCGTCGCGCTCACGTGCTGCGGCGGCTTGCAGAAAGGGTGAGCGCTCCGCTCCTGATCTCGACGGTCGAGGCGATGCTGCCACGCGTTCCGCCGCCGCAATGCTGGACCGACGCGTGCCTGCATGTCGCCGTCGCGCAATCGATCGACGTCAACGACTTCCGCAGCTGTCTGGCCGCTGCAGGCTATGATCCCGAGGAGCCGCCCGACTTTCCCGGAGGCGCTTTGTTTCATGGCCAGACCACCGAGCTGTTTCCCGCCGGCGCCCTCGGCCCGGTCAGGATCCATCATCCGGACGGCATCATCAGTGCCATCCACTTCTTCGATCCGGTGCGTCAGGACGAGATCGCCGCCGTCGACGCGCTGGTCATCGATCGGATGTCGGAGCGAGAGATCAGCGACGAAACGGCCCTGGTGGATATTTTCACCTATCTCGGCAACGTCGAGATCATCGTCGATGCCGAGGTGCCGGAGCGTGCCGATGTGCGACATGCCGCGCTGGATGAGAGCGCCGTCGATGCCGGCCATCGCGAACGCGCATTCATCGGCCGCGCCGCCTGGCAGCGCGCATTGCGCGCGGCTGAAGTTCTGCCGAAAACAGCTGACTTCGAGCCGATCCCACCTTTCGCCCAGCAGAGATCGGCCCGGACGGCGCTCCGGCGATTCATTGCGAGCTGCAGTCAGCGCGGCGTCCGGATCATGTTCGCCGCCGGTACCGAGCGCGATCTTCAGCGCATGGAGCGCCTCGCCGGGTTGAAAACCGAACGCCGGGCGAACTGGTCGGCTGCAGCGCGAATGCCCCGAGGTGCGACCACCTCGCTGCTGGTCGATCTCGAGCGCGGCTTTGCAACCGGTACGACACGGCCTCTGATGGTCATCAGCGCCGCCGAGGTTCTCGGCAGCAGGGCACGCCATCTTCAACCGATGGCACGCCAGCAGGCGACAGCGGCCGGTCTGGATACCAGACCTGTGCCCGGCAGTGCCGTCATTCATCTGCAGCGCGGGCTCGCGCTGCTGCAAGGGCTGGAACTCGTCTCTGCGCCGGATGTCAGCACGCGCGAGATGATCCGCCTGGTCTTCGCCGACAGCGAGGCGATCCTGGTGCCGATCGGCGATCTCGCGCTGATCTGGCCCTACGCGCGCGATCCGAGTGGCGTCAGGCTGGACGATGCCGACGGACGTTCCTGGGCGGCCCGCTGCCTGCAGGCGGAAGGTGAGATCGACCAGACTGCCGAGACGCTGTCCGAACTGATCCGCGCGCGCCGGCGAACCGAGGCACCGCGCATCGCGGCTCCTGCCATTGCCTATGAGCGCTTCGTCGCGCGCTTTCCTTATCTCGTCACGCCGGATCAGGCGGCGGCCATCGAGGACCTGCTGAGAGATCTCGGCGCGGGACATCCGATGGACCGGATTGTCTGCGGTGATGTCGGATTCGGCAAGACCGAGGTTGCCCTGCGGGCCGCCGCGGCGACCGTGTTCGCAGGCCGCCAGGTCGTGCTCATCGTTCCGACCACGGTGCTTGCGGCCCAGCATGTTCAGACCTTCGAGAAACGCTTCGCGCCGTTCGACATCAGGGTCGGCCAGCTGTCACGGCTGTCTTCGGCAGCCGAGGCGCGCCGCACCAAACGGCAACTCGAGGACGGCTCACTCGAGCTCGTGATCGGGACCACGGCGCTGGCTGCTGACGACCTCGTATTTGCCGATCTCTGCCTCGTCATCATCGACGAGGAGCAGCATTTCGGCGCTGCCGACAAGGCCAGGCTCTCTGCGTTGCGGGCCGGCGTCCACACGCTCACGATGAGCGCCACGCCAATCCCTCGCACCATGGCAGCAGCCTTGGCCGGCCTGCGCGATCTCAGCGTCATCGCGACAGCGCCGGTGCAGCGGCGCCCCGTCGTCACCAAGGTCGCGTCCTCGCTCGATTCCACGCTGGCGATGGCGTTGCGGAGGGAGCATCGGCGGCGTGGCCAGAGCTTCGTCATCTGTCCACGGATCAAGGATCTCGCGCCGATGCAGGAGCGCCTTCGCCATGCCGTCCCCGAGCTCAGCGTCGCCGTGATCCACGGGCGGATGCCGGGGCGGGACATCGACGCGCAGATGATGCGGTTCGTCGCAGGCGAGGCCGACGTGCTCCTCGCCACCAACATCGTCGAGAACGGGCTGGACATTCCGCGCGCCAATACGATCCTGATCTCGGGCGCCGAACATTTCGGCCTCTCGCAATTGCATCAGCTGCGCGGCCGGGTCGGACGCGGCGGCATTCGGGCATTTGCCTACCTGCTCACGGACGAGCCGGGCGAGAACGCCGAGAAGCGGCTCACCGCGCTTCAGGAGCTGAGCTGGACCGGCGCCGGATTTCAGATCAGCGCACGAGATCTCGACCTGCGTGGCGCGGGAGATCTGTTGTCCGAGCAGCAGGCCGGGCACGTCCAGATCTTCGGCCCTGCGCTCTACCACGACTTGCTGTCGCGCGCGTTGAGCGGCCGGCCGCACCGCGCCGCCGACATGTGGCTTCCGGAGCTGCACATCGACCGGCCGGCGTTCCTGCCGACCGACTATGTGCAGGACCAGACCACGCGGCTCGATGTCTACGCGCGGTTGGCCCACGCCGAGACTGCCGCGGAGATCGACGATATCGAGGACGACATGCAGCTTCGCTTCGGTCCTCCGCCGCCGGAAGCATCTGGCCTGATCGATACGGCGCGGATCGGATTGGATTGCCGCGCCCTCGGCATCGCGCGCCTGGATGTCGGAACGGATGGAATTGCCGCGCGGCTGCAGCCTTCTGCATCGGCCAAGCCTGGCGCGCAGCGGACGGACAGTGCTCGATCCCGGCTCGTCTACAAGCACAAGATCGACCGCAACCGGATGCTCCAGGCTGCGATGCGGTTTCTCGCGGCTCTCAAACGAAACGACGTGCCCGATCGCAAAGGTGCTTCCCGTGCACGCGATCGCGTGGCGGTCCGCCAGGAATGCCATGACGATGATTGTGTGTCCTGA
- a CDS encoding isochorismatase family protein, with amino-acid sequence MTHVTLRPEFESLIDPYAPVGQVATGFEFTEGPIWHPVEQFLLFSDMPADIRRRWDGKRGVVEMRRPSNKCNGMTYDAELNLIVCEHATSSLVRERPDGRREILASHYENQELNSPNDVCVHSSGAIYFSDPWYGRMPVYGVERPRQLGFQGVYRVPPGGGAPLLLVDRHLFDQPNGLCFSPDERLLYVNDTVQALIRVFDVGSDGALSNGRVLASGIRSELEPGVPDGMKCDQRGNVWVTAPGGVWVYAPTGELLGKVRVPELVANLAWGGPEFRTLYLTATHSVYTIATKVGPRHEPYMGARNRGSTGSGSPASSASSPNASFAAPLLAAGDMQLDPRRCAMIIQDLQNDVIMDGGAFADSGAPGHAKQQRVIDNVRRLAEAARARGVVVIHVWFVVEPGAPGVTLNAPLFEGLVDSKAMVRGSWGAAPVAGLEPRSGDFIVEKMRMSAWEGTRLETILKATGRDVIINTGAWTNMSVEHTARTGADKGYFMVVPEDCCSTMNADWHNASINFAMQNVSVVTRADAVIKALG; translated from the coding sequence ATGACCCATGTGACCTTGCGCCCTGAGTTCGAGAGCCTGATCGACCCCTATGCCCCGGTCGGACAGGTGGCGACCGGTTTCGAGTTCACGGAGGGACCGATCTGGCATCCGGTCGAGCAGTTCCTGCTGTTCTCCGACATGCCGGCCGATATCCGCCGCCGCTGGGATGGCAAGCGCGGCGTGGTCGAGATGCGGCGTCCCTCGAACAAGTGCAACGGCATGACCTATGATGCCGAGCTGAACCTGATCGTCTGCGAGCACGCGACGTCGTCGCTGGTGCGCGAGCGTCCGGACGGGCGTCGTGAGATCCTGGCCTCGCACTATGAGAACCAGGAGCTCAACAGCCCGAACGACGTCTGCGTCCACTCCAGCGGCGCGATCTATTTCTCCGATCCCTGGTACGGCCGCATGCCGGTCTATGGCGTCGAGCGGCCGCGCCAGCTCGGCTTCCAGGGCGTCTACCGCGTCCCGCCGGGCGGTGGCGCGCCGCTTCTGCTGGTCGACCGCCATCTGTTCGATCAGCCGAACGGGCTGTGCTTCTCGCCGGATGAGCGGCTGCTCTACGTCAATGACACTGTGCAGGCCTTGATCCGCGTGTTCGACGTCGGCAGCGACGGCGCGCTGTCGAATGGCCGCGTGCTCGCCAGCGGCATCCGCTCCGAGCTCGAGCCCGGTGTGCCCGACGGCATGAAGTGCGATCAGCGCGGCAATGTCTGGGTCACCGCGCCCGGTGGCGTGTGGGTCTACGCGCCGACCGGTGAGCTGCTCGGCAAAGTGCGCGTGCCGGAGCTTGTGGCCAACCTGGCCTGGGGCGGGCCTGAGTTTCGCACGCTCTACCTCACCGCCACGCATTCGGTCTATACTATCGCGACCAAGGTCGGCCCGCGGCATGAGCCTTATATGGGCGCGCGCAATCGCGGTTCGACCGGGTCGGGCTCGCCCGCGTCGAGCGCATCGTCGCCAAACGCGTCGTTCGCGGCGCCGCTGCTGGCGGCTGGTGACATGCAGCTCGACCCGCGCCGTTGCGCCATGATCATCCAGGACCTGCAGAACGACGTCATCATGGATGGCGGCGCCTTTGCCGACTCCGGCGCACCCGGGCATGCCAAGCAGCAGCGCGTCATCGACAACGTCCGGCGTCTTGCCGAAGCGGCGCGGGCGCGCGGCGTCGTCGTCATTCACGTCTGGTTCGTGGTCGAGCCCGGTGCGCCCGGCGTGACCTTGAACGCACCACTGTTCGAGGGGCTGGTCGACAGCAAGGCGATGGTGCGCGGCAGCTGGGGCGCGGCACCGGTGGCGGGGCTCGAACCTCGGAGCGGGGACTTCATCGTCGAGAAGATGCGCATGAGCGCGTGGGAGGGCACGCGGCTTGAGACCATTCTCAAGGCGACCGGCCGTGACGTCATCATCAACACTGGGGCGTGGACCAACATGTCGGTCGAGCACACCGCGCGCACCGGCGCGGACAAGGGCTATTTCATGGTGGTGCCGGAAGATTGCTGCTCGACGATGAATGCGGACTGGCACAACGCATCGATCAACTTTGCCATGCAGAACGTCTCCGTCGTGACCAGGGCCGATGCGGTGATCAAGGCGCTGGGGTGA
- a CDS encoding response regulator produces MEDEYFLADDLVGEFRRLDADVIGPMSDVSEAQELLRSGPALDAALLDINLRNEMVFPVARMLRERKIPFVFTTGYDKASIRPEFPNVPLREKPIDISAMAEFLASKIDQH; encoded by the coding sequence TTGGAGGACGAGTATTTTCTCGCCGACGATCTCGTCGGTGAATTCAGGCGGCTCGACGCCGACGTGATCGGCCCGATGTCGGACGTCTCCGAGGCGCAGGAGCTGCTGCGGTCGGGACCCGCGCTCGATGCTGCATTGCTCGACATCAATCTCAGGAATGAGATGGTCTTCCCCGTGGCGCGTATGCTGCGCGAGCGCAAGATCCCGTTCGTGTTCACGACCGGATACGACAAGGCGTCGATCCGGCCCGAATTTCCCAACGTTCCGCTGCGGGAGAAGCCCATCGACATTTCCGCCATGGCCGAGTTTCTTGCTTCCAAGATTGATCAGCATTGA
- a CDS encoding chemotaxis protein CheB, producing the protein MSNRDIIVIGGSSGATAPLKDILGRLPRDVPAAVFVVLHIPARGIGILSTVVSAAGSLPVKHATQGMPIEHGTVYLAAPDHHLLIADRHLVLGRGPRENMVRPAIDPLFRSAALHYGPRVIGVVLSGLLSDGAAGLDAIKRCGGTAVVQAPTDALADEMPRRALAASSVDYCLPSAEIGDVLAGLAKAQVNAVGPAPPDIRLEVEIAAGERIDSETMGTIGSPAALTCPSCGGVLSRITVDETLRFLCQVGHAFTADVLGKEQEGRVDEAMRVALRIIEERVELVRRMADDARASGRTSIADMYDSRRAEYRGYADLIKRVVLQALDLPSAQKR; encoded by the coding sequence TTGTCCAACCGCGACATCATCGTCATCGGCGGCTCGTCGGGAGCAACGGCTCCCTTGAAAGACATTCTCGGGCGATTGCCCCGGGATGTTCCTGCGGCCGTGTTCGTGGTTCTGCACATCCCGGCGCGCGGGATCGGCATCCTGTCGACGGTTGTGAGCGCGGCCGGCTCGCTGCCCGTCAAGCATGCCACCCAGGGAATGCCGATCGAACATGGAACGGTCTATCTCGCTGCCCCCGACCATCACCTGCTGATCGCAGACCGTCATCTGGTGCTCGGTCGGGGCCCACGTGAGAACATGGTCCGCCCGGCGATCGATCCACTGTTCCGTTCTGCCGCGCTGCACTACGGGCCGAGGGTCATTGGAGTGGTCCTGAGTGGGCTTCTATCAGACGGTGCTGCGGGGCTCGACGCAATTAAGCGCTGTGGGGGGACGGCCGTGGTGCAGGCGCCGACGGACGCCCTGGCGGATGAGATGCCGCGGCGCGCGCTCGCGGCGAGCTCGGTCGATTATTGCCTTCCGAGTGCGGAGATCGGCGACGTGCTCGCCGGTCTCGCCAAGGCTCAGGTAAATGCGGTAGGGCCGGCTCCGCCGGACATCCGGCTGGAGGTCGAAATCGCCGCCGGCGAGCGGATCGACAGCGAGACCATGGGCACGATCGGCAGCCCGGCGGCCTTGACTTGCCCGAGCTGCGGTGGCGTCCTGTCGCGCATCACGGTCGATGAGACGCTCCGGTTTCTCTGCCAGGTTGGCCATGCCTTCACCGCGGATGTGCTCGGCAAGGAGCAGGAGGGCCGGGTCGACGAAGCAATGCGGGTCGCGCTGCGCATCATCGAGGAGCGTGTCGAACTCGTGCGCCGGATGGCGGATGATGCCCGCGCCAGCGGCCGAACCTCGATCGCGGACATGTACGACAGCAGGCGCGCCGAGTACCGCGGCTATGCCGATCTGATCAAGCGGGTCGTGCTCCAGGCGCTTGATCTGCCGTCGGCCCAGAAGAGGTGA